In one window of Halomarina pelagica DNA:
- a CDS encoding DUF7282 domain-containing protein, whose amino-acid sequence MAPTSHRVRSLFLATLMVLSVFVGSVSLVGAAAGSTLQENTSVVSFTNSQYNASRGDIAEIDVATPGVSTAYVTINSKKAGYNPTVRITDGNLDGRVTLLLNTYDTPDGPAQSFGVASTADSVQFVGGDANTTEPLPIGTYSLTVRAQAGGKPADSAQLRLKYGGPSTFGTLTAPDSKNLSSFDTSREIWNSSISTSDVAKNDLVIARLGGSGLSGAIIANQDRGESTEKAFLDFLNAREGNNDVALLTIRQPQTGESVRINQNNINVVLAPRNGAVFFVFDTDDLRTGRQYNIRFAVSSASEIVDRTAGVSTSFFVHPRTAEFNTEARNGKQMAVTYADAGASLSGKTTVAPGTELHVTAKTDGKTLTSQNVTVAKDRTWGATFDLTGVKPGTTFTATVSGAGIEQKTVPGYVKKGRMASITFSDQSTNGSVVTVEKVNMSTGGFVVIHDTSFENGEPIKSVRGVSKYLTPGVHKNVEIKLDQPFKKGSDAIAMAHLDTNENKKFDFVSSKGELDTPYVVDGTPVSSTATLSVGGSGGSATFGPGFGVIAALAALAAMGLFALRRD is encoded by the coding sequence ATGGCACCTACATCGCATCGGGTTCGCAGCCTGTTTCTGGCCACGCTTATGGTCCTCTCCGTGTTCGTCGGGTCCGTCAGCCTGGTCGGAGCCGCTGCGGGTTCGACCCTCCAGGAAAATACGTCGGTCGTCAGTTTCACGAACTCTCAGTACAACGCGTCGCGGGGCGACATCGCCGAGATCGACGTGGCGACCCCCGGCGTCAGCACCGCCTACGTCACCATCAACTCCAAGAAGGCGGGGTACAACCCCACGGTGCGAATCACCGACGGGAACCTCGACGGGCGCGTCACGCTCCTGCTCAACACCTACGACACCCCCGACGGGCCCGCTCAGAGCTTCGGCGTCGCGAGCACGGCCGACAGCGTCCAGTTCGTCGGCGGTGACGCGAACACCACCGAGCCCCTGCCGATCGGCACCTACAGCCTCACGGTTCGAGCACAGGCGGGCGGCAAACCGGCCGATTCCGCCCAGCTCCGCCTCAAGTACGGCGGGCCGAGCACCTTCGGGACGCTGACCGCGCCCGATAGCAAGAACCTCAGCTCCTTCGACACGTCGCGCGAGATCTGGAACAGTTCGATCTCGACGAGCGACGTCGCCAAGAACGACCTGGTCATCGCTCGCCTCGGCGGGTCGGGGCTGTCCGGCGCGATCATCGCGAACCAGGATCGGGGCGAGAGCACCGAGAAGGCGTTCCTCGACTTCCTCAACGCCCGCGAGGGGAACAACGACGTCGCGCTGCTGACGATCAGACAACCCCAGACCGGCGAGTCGGTGCGGATCAACCAGAACAACATCAACGTGGTGCTCGCGCCGCGCAACGGGGCGGTGTTCTTCGTCTTCGACACGGACGACCTCCGGACGGGGAGGCAGTACAACATCCGCTTCGCCGTCTCGAGCGCCAGCGAGATCGTCGACCGGACGGCGGGCGTCTCCACGTCCTTCTTCGTCCACCCGCGGACGGCGGAGTTCAACACGGAGGCGCGCAACGGCAAGCAGATGGCGGTGACCTACGCCGACGCGGGCGCGAGCCTCAGCGGGAAGACGACCGTCGCCCCCGGGACGGAACTCCACGTCACGGCGAAGACCGACGGTAAGACCCTCACCAGCCAGAACGTCACCGTCGCGAAGGACCGCACGTGGGGTGCGACGTTCGACCTGACGGGCGTGAAGCCCGGCACGACGTTCACGGCGACGGTCAGCGGGGCCGGCATCGAGCAGAAGACCGTGCCCGGCTACGTGAAGAAGGGTCGGATGGCGTCGATCACGTTCTCCGATCAGTCCACGAACGGGAGCGTCGTCACGGTCGAGAAGGTCAATATGTCGACCGGCGGGTTCGTCGTCATCCACGACACCTCGTTCGAGAACGGCGAACCGATCAAGAGCGTCCGCGGCGTCTCGAAGTACCTCACGCCGGGCGTCCACAAGAACGTCGAGATCAAGCTCGATCAGCCGTTCAAGAAGGGGAGCGACGCCATCGCGATGGCGCACCTCGACACGAACGAGAACAAGAAGTTCGACTTCGTCTCCTCGAAGGGCGAACTCGACACGCCCTACGTGGTCGACGGGACGCCCGTCTCCAGCACGGCCACGCTCTCCGTCGGCGGCTCCGGCGGGAGCGCGACGTTCGGCCCGGGCTTCGGCGTGATCGCGGCGCTCGCCGCCCTCGCCGCCATGGGCCTGTTCGCGCTGCGTCGCGACTGA
- a CDS encoding C2H2-type zinc finger protein has protein sequence MSSNESTDERSAIECPACGKCFLTARGMKSHHLQVHDEAVVGGESRKSER, from the coding sequence ATGTCGTCCAACGAATCCACCGACGAACGATCCGCGATCGAGTGTCCCGCCTGCGGGAAGTGCTTCCTCACGGCGCGCGGGATGAAGAGCCACCACCTGCAGGTGCACGACGAGGCCGTCGTCGGTGGGGAGTCCCGGAAGAGCGAGAGGTAG
- the artA gene encoding archaeosortase A has protein sequence MLGPLLGALEWIQRFADPLAWIVVATFLGGAALEAADRDARYRPLVFGYVGLLAATTALVAALGWARFLPPAVVSLLAVGGATLAWTRGADAARYLTVGAWVAFGLFWLTLVHHFAVTQRSVIEGIGAVVAVPGSLYAGYLLLRGRDSLYVLSRAVAAMGLVVLPAESLFVVRAFLVESVTTQTAFLMNLLGQTQPADFTVQSGAIVGREDLQSTFVFWDGDHRITYTILLACTGVGSMAIFAGAIAAVRAPLSRKVRAFAVSIPVIYALNLVRNVFIALSFGQQRMHVFPDLVLTLFAAEDPYRVSYFVADRIIAQSASVLALVAVTYLVVRELPEVFVILEDALFMLTGTEYDLASAFDDTRRPPPRGVANDD, from the coding sequence ATGTTAGGGCCGCTACTGGGTGCCCTCGAGTGGATCCAGCGCTTCGCGGATCCGCTGGCGTGGATCGTCGTGGCGACGTTCCTCGGCGGCGCGGCGCTCGAGGCCGCGGACCGGGACGCGCGCTACCGCCCCCTCGTCTTCGGCTACGTCGGTCTGCTCGCCGCGACGACCGCGCTGGTAGCCGCGCTCGGGTGGGCGCGTTTCCTCCCGCCGGCGGTCGTCTCGCTGCTCGCGGTCGGCGGCGCGACGCTGGCCTGGACCCGCGGCGCGGACGCGGCGCGCTATCTCACCGTCGGCGCGTGGGTCGCGTTCGGGCTGTTCTGGCTGACGCTCGTCCACCACTTCGCCGTCACCCAGCGGAGCGTAATCGAGGGGATCGGCGCGGTCGTCGCCGTACCGGGGAGCCTCTACGCCGGCTACCTCCTGCTGCGGGGGCGCGACTCGCTGTACGTCCTCTCGAGGGCGGTCGCGGCGATGGGGCTGGTCGTCCTGCCCGCCGAGTCGCTGTTCGTGGTGCGCGCGTTCCTCGTCGAATCGGTCACGACCCAGACCGCCTTCCTCATGAACCTCCTCGGGCAGACCCAGCCGGCCGACTTCACCGTGCAGAGCGGGGCCATCGTCGGGCGCGAGGACCTGCAGAGCACGTTCGTCTTCTGGGACGGCGACCACCGCATCACCTACACCATCCTGCTCGCGTGCACGGGCGTCGGGAGCATGGCGATCTTCGCGGGCGCGATCGCGGCCGTCCGCGCACCCCTCTCCCGGAAGGTCCGCGCGTTCGCCGTCTCCATCCCCGTCATCTACGCGCTGAACCTCGTGCGAAACGTCTTCATCGCCCTCTCGTTCGGCCAGCAGCGGATGCACGTCTTCCCCGACCTCGTCCTGACGCTGTTCGCCGCGGAGGACCCCTACCGGGTGTCGTATTTCGTCGCCGACCGGATCATCGCCCAGAGCGCGTCGGTCCTCGCGCTCGTGGCCGTCACGTACCTCGTGGTGCGTGAACTCCCCGAGGTGTTCGTCATCCTGGAGGACGCGCTGTTCATGCTGACGGGGACGGAGTACGACCTCGCTTCCGCGTTCGACGACACGCGCCGGCCCCCGCCGCGCGGCGTGGCGAACGACGACTAG
- a CDS encoding amphi-Trp domain-containing protein has protein sequence MTDTTSFEEEMTREELASYLHGIADEFARGEGEEATIQVGNKRVTLQPGNEVACGVSVKERSALIRKGRQEMTITMNWRT, from the coding sequence ATGACCGACACCACATCGTTCGAAGAGGAGATGACGCGGGAGGAACTCGCGTCGTACCTTCACGGCATCGCCGACGAGTTCGCCCGCGGCGAGGGCGAGGAGGCGACCATCCAGGTCGGGAACAAGCGCGTCACGCTCCAGCCGGGAAACGAGGTCGCCTGCGGGGTGAGCGTGAAGGAGCGGTCCGCGCTCATCAGGAAGGGCCGCCAGGAGATGACGATCACCATGAACTGGAGGACCTGA
- a CDS encoding DUF7282 domain-containing protein, which produces MTGTYNTKVRGLFLAALMVLSVVVGSVALTGAAAAAANETLNDGSTYFQGQTLVYTNGVDTPDETFVIETEDGAFVRQVSANSGTLTIDSTELAVGQYVLASEYDSTPTGLNFRIANQTLDLSSEVSSVSYQGSADITVDSNRADYTHHLTATLDGSNVEPADLKAILDGVGTVTQNADGDDVLAVSGSDSQTLTLDLSGTTYSGELVITSNVADTTASDSITLDLKAKGDADAEFNSSVVRETRGDVAEIVVDLKNTDTAYVTIGTDDVNYKSTVEVVDGDDDGQVTLLLNTYATDDGFQAYSVADGDDDVINVSAASTPAGRPLASTDYDLSLSLDAAGNQETDVGTLVVTDGGISTFGMLTAPDSSNVDDFESISDVYNVSVSDNSIAQDDLAIARLGGSGVFGAIEAQSGSSAELKFLNLLGTNSHESSAFALSIKKADNSPNADAPENLVNTSLTSSNFNVVYDEDKNAAFIVLDTDTLETGQYNVEFTVGKESGLTDEDGSVDTVFHVVERTAEFDTQEINDTDTVVVSAQENATVTGESSVAPGTELTVVVKSTGDSPFLLDETVEVQEDGTFNATFDFSDVSANTEFETTVSGYGGSVTNPGIVQPAPTSSVSVSDQTNDGSYVIVDSVTLTEGGFVTIHDASLLDGKTFESVRGTSGYLEAGTHSNVNVSLDTPYEASGEVIAMPHLDTNGNQVYDFVTSDGSADGPYTADGSAVTDSATLTVENESAGTPKNNTTNDGGEGDGKDETDDDKDKTDDGKDDKKNDTTDEPKKGEDDTTPAEGPGFGVAAALVALVAAALIALRRD; this is translated from the coding sequence ATGACAGGTACATACAACACCAAGGTCCGCGGCCTGTTCCTGGCTGCGCTGATGGTCCTCTCCGTAGTGGTGGGGTCCGTCGCGCTGACCGGGGCTGCTGCCGCTGCGGCCAACGAAACCCTCAACGACGGGTCGACCTACTTCCAGGGTCAGACGCTCGTCTACACTAACGGCGTCGATACGCCGGACGAAACGTTCGTCATCGAGACTGAAGACGGCGCGTTCGTCCGTCAGGTCTCCGCTAACAGCGGCACCCTGACGATCGACTCGACGGAACTAGCGGTCGGCCAGTACGTGCTCGCCAGTGAGTACGACAGCACGCCGACCGGTCTGAACTTCCGCATCGCGAACCAGACGCTCGACCTCAGCAGCGAGGTCAGCTCCGTTTCGTACCAGGGGTCGGCCGACATCACGGTCGACTCGAACCGTGCAGACTACACGCACCACCTGACCGCGACGCTCGACGGATCGAACGTCGAACCCGCCGATCTCAAGGCTATCCTGGATGGCGTAGGGACGGTCACGCAGAACGCCGACGGCGACGATGTACTCGCCGTCAGCGGCTCCGACTCCCAGACGCTCACGCTCGACCTCTCCGGTACGACGTACTCGGGCGAACTCGTCATCACGTCGAACGTGGCCGACACGACGGCGTCCGACAGCATCACCCTCGACCTCAAGGCCAAGGGTGACGCCGACGCCGAGTTCAACTCGTCGGTCGTCCGCGAGACCCGCGGCGACGTCGCCGAGATCGTCGTCGACCTGAAGAACACGGACACCGCGTACGTGACGATCGGGACCGACGACGTCAACTACAAGTCGACGGTCGAGGTCGTCGACGGCGACGACGACGGTCAGGTCACGCTCCTGCTCAACACCTACGCGACGGACGACGGCTTCCAGGCGTACAGCGTCGCTGACGGCGACGACGACGTTATCAATGTCAGCGCCGCCAGCACGCCCGCTGGTCGACCGCTCGCGTCGACCGACTACGACCTGAGCCTCTCGCTCGACGCGGCGGGTAACCAGGAGACCGACGTCGGCACGCTCGTCGTCACGGACGGCGGCATCAGCACCTTCGGGATGCTGACCGCCCCCGACAGCTCCAACGTCGACGACTTCGAGTCCATCTCGGACGTCTACAACGTGTCGGTCAGCGACAACTCGATCGCGCAGGACGACCTCGCGATCGCTCGCCTCGGTGGCTCGGGCGTCTTCGGCGCGATCGAAGCCCAGTCCGGCTCGAGCGCGGAACTGAAGTTCCTGAACCTGCTCGGTACGAACAGCCACGAGAGTTCAGCCTTCGCGCTGAGCATCAAGAAGGCTGACAACAGCCCGAACGCGGACGCCCCCGAGAATCTAGTCAACACGTCGCTCACCTCGAGCAACTTCAACGTCGTCTACGACGAGGACAAGAACGCGGCGTTCATCGTCCTCGACACCGACACCCTCGAGACGGGTCAGTACAACGTGGAGTTCACTGTGGGTAAGGAGAGCGGCCTCACCGACGAGGACGGCTCCGTCGACACGGTCTTCCACGTCGTCGAGCGCACTGCCGAGTTCGACACGCAGGAGATCAACGACACGGACACCGTCGTCGTCAGCGCACAGGAGAACGCGACGGTCACCGGCGAGTCCTCGGTCGCCCCCGGCACCGAACTCACGGTCGTCGTGAAGTCCACCGGCGACAGCCCGTTCCTCCTCGACGAGACCGTCGAGGTCCAGGAGGACGGCACCTTCAACGCCACGTTCGACTTCTCGGACGTCTCGGCTAACACCGAGTTCGAGACGACGGTCAGCGGCTACGGCGGTTCCGTCACCAACCCCGGCATCGTCCAGCCCGCACCGACCTCCTCGGTCAGCGTCTCCGACCAGACGAACGACGGCTCGTACGTGATCGTCGACTCGGTCACCCTCACCGAGGGCGGCTTCGTCACGATTCACGACGCGTCGCTCCTCGACGGCAAGACCTTCGAGAGCGTCCGCGGCACCTCGGGCTACCTCGAGGCCGGCACGCACTCGAACGTCAACGTCAGCCTGGACACGCCGTACGAGGCGTCGGGTGAGGTCATCGCGATGCCCCACCTCGACACCAACGGCAACCAGGTCTACGACTTCGTCACCTCGGACGGCAGCGCCGACGGCCCGTACACGGCCGACGGCAGCGCCGTCACCGACAGCGCGACGCTGACGGTCGAGAACGAGTCCGCCGGGACGCCCAAGAACAACACCACCAACGACGGTGGCGAGGGCGACGGCAAGGACGAGACGGACGACGACAAGGACAAGACGGACGACGGCAAGGACGACAAGAAGAACGACACCACCGACGAGCCGAAGAAGGGCGAGGACGACACCACGCCCGCTGAGGGTCCCGGCTTCGGTGTCGCCGCCGCGCTCGTCGCGCTCGTCGCCGCCGCGCTCATCGCGCTCCGCCGCGACTGA
- a CDS encoding PadR family transcriptional regulator has product MFDLTGFQRDLLYVIASYDRPSGQQLKTDLEADFDREITHGRLYPNLDTLVNRGHVEKGNVDRRTNYYALSEKGRKALADRQEWEDRYLPFETSAGV; this is encoded by the coding sequence CTGTTCGACCTCACCGGGTTTCAGCGCGACCTGTTGTACGTGATTGCAAGTTACGACCGTCCGTCGGGCCAGCAACTCAAGACCGATCTCGAAGCCGACTTCGACCGCGAGATCACCCACGGGCGGTTGTATCCCAACCTCGATACCCTCGTGAACCGGGGACACGTCGAGAAGGGGAACGTCGACCGCCGTACAAACTACTACGCGCTCTCCGAGAAGGGGCGGAAGGCGCTCGCCGACCGTCAGGAGTGGGAGGACCGCTACCTCCCCTTCGAGACCTCCGCCGGCGTCTGA
- a CDS encoding glutamate-cysteine ligase family protein: MKIGLEVEYWLVDEDGELVAVPPELPEAHDFLEEEFIPPLLEVLTPPASSLDELRTALVDRVETTLGLVGEYGYRLVPLGSPLARESLTITSERGKVLQRIYGEELEYAKHCAGTHVHFDKGEVVRQLNLLTALDPALALVNSSPYYSSSQVASSSRAAVYRYEAHREFARYRDLWDYVSDIEEWNARVEEHHRDLRRIAEEVGVDREQFERYFPPESSVFTPVRLREQSPTVEWRAPDTALPSQTLRLVEDVERLLAQTEYKEVVVGETGTWTDRIGLPPFAELQELSREAISDGLRSLRVQDYLTTMGFDVTRYDPIADRIERNWTIPREKALEIRLEFADELEADVEALSRASSA, from the coding sequence ATGAAGATAGGACTCGAAGTCGAATACTGGCTCGTAGACGAAGACGGCGAACTGGTGGCCGTCCCGCCCGAACTTCCGGAGGCGCACGACTTCCTCGAGGAGGAGTTCATCCCGCCGTTACTCGAGGTGCTCACGCCGCCGGCGTCCTCGCTGGACGAACTCCGGACGGCGCTCGTCGACAGGGTCGAAACGACGCTCGGGCTCGTCGGCGAGTACGGTTACCGGCTCGTCCCGCTCGGTTCCCCGCTGGCCCGCGAGTCGCTCACCATCACCAGCGAGCGGGGGAAGGTCCTCCAGCGGATCTACGGCGAGGAACTCGAGTACGCGAAGCACTGCGCCGGGACGCACGTCCACTTCGACAAGGGCGAGGTCGTCCGACAGTTGAACCTGCTGACCGCCCTCGACCCCGCGCTCGCGCTCGTCAACTCCTCGCCGTACTACAGCAGCAGTCAGGTCGCCAGTTCGTCGCGGGCGGCGGTCTACCGCTACGAGGCCCACCGGGAGTTCGCCCGCTATCGCGACCTCTGGGACTACGTCTCCGACATCGAGGAGTGGAACGCGCGCGTCGAGGAACACCACCGCGACCTCCGGCGGATCGCCGAGGAGGTCGGCGTCGACCGCGAGCAGTTCGAGCGGTACTTCCCGCCCGAGAGTTCGGTGTTCACGCCGGTCCGGTTGCGCGAGCAGTCGCCGACGGTCGAGTGGCGCGCGCCGGACACCGCCCTCCCCAGTCAGACGCTCCGGCTCGTCGAGGACGTCGAGCGACTCCTCGCGCAGACGGAGTACAAGGAGGTCGTCGTCGGCGAGACCGGGACGTGGACCGACCGGATCGGCCTTCCGCCGTTCGCCGAACTGCAGGAGTTGAGCCGGGAGGCGATCAGCGACGGGCTTCGCTCCCTCCGCGTTCAGGACTACCTCACGACGATGGGCTTCGACGTCACGCGCTACGATCCGATCGCGGACCGGATCGAGCGGAACTGGACGATCCCCCGCGAGAAGGCCCTCGAGATCAGGCTGGAGTTCGCCGACGAACTCGAAGCCGACGTCGAAGCCCTCTCCCGGGCGTCCAGTGCGTAG
- the dph5 gene encoding diphthine synthase, whose product MLTFIGLGLWDERSITVEGREALRGADRVFAEFYTSRLMGTTVEAVEAYHDVEIEVRDRAGVEGDPGPILDAAEESEVAFLTAGDTMISTTHVDLRLRAAARGIETRVIHGTTAEAAAASLTGLQNYRFGKATTLPFPYAHGGNDVPGSVIETIEGNRERGLHTLVYLDIKRERGEYMTADAAADLLAGGYEDALAVAVCRAGSPDPVVAADRLSALDERDFGDPLHLLVLPGDLHLLEAEALVELAGAPEEVVEERTV is encoded by the coding sequence ATGCTCACCTTCATCGGACTCGGCCTCTGGGACGAGCGCTCGATCACCGTCGAGGGGCGAGAGGCGCTCCGCGGGGCCGACCGCGTCTTCGCCGAGTTCTACACCAGCCGACTGATGGGGACCACCGTCGAGGCGGTCGAGGCGTACCACGACGTCGAGATCGAGGTGCGCGACCGGGCGGGCGTCGAGGGGGACCCCGGTCCGATCCTCGATGCCGCCGAGGAGAGCGAAGTCGCCTTCCTCACCGCCGGGGATACGATGATCTCGACGACGCACGTCGACCTCCGCCTGCGCGCCGCGGCGCGCGGGATCGAGACGCGCGTGATCCACGGCACCACCGCAGAGGCGGCGGCCGCCTCGCTCACCGGCCTCCAGAACTACCGCTTCGGCAAGGCGACGACCCTCCCCTTCCCCTACGCGCACGGCGGGAACGACGTCCCCGGCAGCGTGATAGAGACGATCGAGGGGAACCGCGAGCGCGGCCTGCACACGCTCGTCTACCTCGACATAAAGCGCGAGCGCGGGGAGTACATGACGGCGGACGCGGCTGCCGACCTGCTCGCCGGGGGCTACGAGGACGCCCTCGCCGTGGCGGTCTGTCGTGCCGGGAGCCCCGACCCCGTCGTCGCCGCCGACCGCCTCTCGGCGCTCGACGAGCGGGACTTCGGCGACCCGCTGCACCTGCTCGTCCTCCCCGGCGACCTCCACCTGCTCGAGGCCGAGGCGCTGGTCGAACTCGCCGGCGCGCCGGAGGAGGTCGTCGAGGAGCGGACGGTCTGA
- a CDS encoding class I SAM-dependent methyltransferase, with amino-acid sequence MDVPCVRVRPTAGEETRQELAARDLIADDYEIAVEDGWLYIPVVGEPEGYDVVAHDVPPREGQTLPDDILGFAPRYERLGDVAIVDEDDEERAREIADALVASDLPIASVVNRASKVKGDIRVRDWDVLAGSTRTVHREYGFEYELDLARVYFSPRLATERHRVVEQVEAGERAFDMFAGVGPFAIPFAARGAEVVGTDLNEAAIEYLRRNAARNGVSDRVTAIAGDVREVEGYDDWADRIVMNLPHSADEFLDTAVSLAGDDCTLHYYDIQHEEDPFGPGERAIREAAGSDYEAAVETRREVRSYAPHELNVCLDVRLTRRR; translated from the coding sequence ATGGACGTGCCGTGCGTGCGCGTGCGACCGACGGCTGGCGAGGAGACCCGGCAGGAACTCGCGGCGCGCGACCTCATCGCGGACGACTACGAGATCGCCGTCGAGGACGGCTGGCTCTACATCCCGGTCGTCGGGGAGCCCGAGGGCTACGACGTCGTCGCCCACGACGTGCCCCCTCGGGAGGGCCAGACGCTCCCCGACGACATCCTCGGGTTCGCGCCGCGTTACGAGCGCCTCGGCGACGTCGCGATCGTCGACGAGGACGACGAGGAACGCGCCCGCGAGATCGCGGACGCGCTCGTCGCCTCCGACCTCCCCATCGCGAGCGTCGTCAACCGCGCCTCGAAGGTGAAGGGGGACATCCGGGTGCGCGACTGGGACGTGCTCGCCGGCTCGACGCGGACGGTCCACCGCGAGTACGGCTTCGAGTACGAACTCGACCTCGCGCGGGTCTATTTCTCGCCGCGATTGGCGACCGAGCGCCACCGGGTCGTAGAGCAGGTCGAGGCCGGCGAACGCGCGTTCGACATGTTCGCCGGCGTCGGGCCGTTCGCGATCCCGTTCGCCGCCCGTGGCGCTGAGGTGGTCGGGACCGACCTCAACGAGGCGGCGATCGAGTACCTGCGGCGGAACGCGGCGCGAAACGGCGTCTCAGACCGCGTGACGGCCATCGCTGGCGACGTACGGGAGGTCGAGGGGTACGACGACTGGGCCGATCGGATCGTGATGAACCTCCCGCACAGCGCCGACGAGTTCCTCGACACCGCCGTAAGTCTCGCCGGCGACGACTGCACGCTCCACTACTACGACATCCAGCACGAGGAGGATCCGTTCGGGCCGGGCGAGCGGGCGATCCGCGAGGCGGCCGGGTCCGACTACGAGGCGGCGGTCGAGACCCGTCGCGAGGTGCGCTCGTACGCGCCCCACGAACTCAACGTCTGTCTGGACGTCCGCCTGACGCGGCGACGGTAA
- a CDS encoding aldo/keto reductase, which yields MEYVSLGSTGTKVSRLCLGTWRFGKRSGGVVETGREEAHDLLDAAWDRGINFIDTANVYGDPNGTSEEYISEWLEGRDREQFVLASKVYFPFDEDDPNGRGLGRKHVRAQIEGTLDRLGTDYLDVYYIHRWDDEVPIEETLATLDDLVEEGRVNHLGASTMAAWQLTKALWRSDVHDWERFEVTQPLFHAAYRDDVADYLDVCADQDLAVCPYSPLAGGFLTGKYERADPDDPKRVEGPDGSRANLDERFSDFYLSERGWHVLDAIREVADETGATPAQVALRWLIDQEAFTCVPIVGARTVEQLDENVGAVDVSLTDEGYERIGAARYAEEGRRWGH from the coding sequence ATGGAGTACGTCTCCCTCGGTTCGACCGGCACGAAGGTCTCGCGGCTGTGTCTCGGGACGTGGCGCTTCGGCAAGCGCTCGGGCGGCGTGGTCGAGACAGGCCGCGAGGAGGCCCACGACCTGCTCGACGCGGCGTGGGACCGCGGCATCAACTTCATCGATACGGCGAACGTCTACGGCGACCCGAACGGGACCAGCGAGGAGTACATCAGCGAGTGGCTGGAGGGGCGCGACCGCGAGCAGTTCGTGCTCGCCTCGAAGGTCTACTTCCCGTTCGACGAGGACGACCCGAACGGGCGGGGACTCGGGCGGAAGCACGTCCGGGCGCAGATCGAGGGCACTCTCGATCGGCTCGGCACCGACTACCTCGACGTCTACTACATCCACCGCTGGGACGACGAGGTGCCGATCGAGGAGACGCTCGCGACGCTCGACGACCTCGTCGAGGAGGGGCGAGTGAACCACCTCGGGGCCTCCACGATGGCGGCCTGGCAGCTGACGAAGGCGCTCTGGAGGAGCGACGTACACGACTGGGAGCGCTTCGAGGTGACCCAGCCGCTCTTCCACGCCGCCTACCGCGACGACGTGGCCGACTACCTCGACGTCTGCGCGGATCAGGACCTCGCAGTCTGTCCCTACTCGCCGCTCGCCGGCGGCTTCCTCACCGGGAAGTACGAGCGCGCCGACCCGGACGACCCGAAGCGGGTGGAGGGCCCCGACGGGTCGCGCGCCAACCTCGACGAGCGCTTCTCCGATTTCTACCTCTCCGAGCGCGGCTGGCACGTCCTCGACGCGATCCGCGAAGTCGCCGACGAGACGGGCGCGACGCCCGCGCAGGTCGCCCTGCGGTGGCTGATCGACCAGGAGGCGTTCACGTGCGTCCCGATCGTCGGCGCGCGCACGGTCGAGCAACTGGACGAGAACGTCGGCGCGGTCGACGTCTCGCTGACCGACGAGGGGTACGAGCGGATCGGCGCGGCGCGGTACGCGGAGGAGGGGCGGCGCTGGGGGCACTGA